TCTGATCTTTCGCCACGTTTATACACGCCCTTTTTATAGTTGTATAGATTTAAACATGACGCCACTACCTGTGTCCACTTTTTATACTAACTTCAATAAGAGTTCGGTTTTCGCGCATAGACTGCTTGGGCCGGCGCATAGCGGGTGGTTTTTCGCGCATAGAACATGTAAGGCCGCGCATAGACAAACATTTTTCGCGCATAAAGCTCGTTGAGCATTGGCATCTGCCATGATTTCCATGCTATTGTTCCTCATTTGTCCATTACTAAAGACATTTTGCTCATTATTTCTTCACATTTTGTCCTTCCAGCAATGCAAAAGGGACATTTCATTCATTTTGAAGAGCCGATTTGTTCTCCAAGATCTTTGGAGAGACATCCCATTGCAATTTCAACAACATATCGTCCCATCGCTCCAAATTTCCACATAAAAAAAGACCCCCATAAGGGAGTCTTTTTAAAGGTTAATTAACCTTTGTTTACGTTAGCAGCTTGAGGTCCGCGAGCGCCTTGCTCAACGTCGAAAGTTACTTTTTGACCTTCTTCTAAAGTTTTGAAGCCATCGCCTTGAATTGCTGAGAAATGTACGAATACATCGTCTCCACCTTCAACTTCGATGAATCCGAAGCCTTTTTCTGCGTTAAACCATTTTACTGTACCTTGTTCCATGTGTGTTACCTCCTGCGTGGATTGAATCCACAATGTATTACTATTATTGCTCAATACGAATTCAAAGGCGAAAAAGACCGAACAAAAATAATTGTAGATTCATCATAACAGATGGTTTAGATAAATGCAACCCTCTTCCTCTCAAAAATAGGCTATAAAGAAACACACGGAAAGACGGCTCTTGAAACAGGCATGGAACTTACTGTTCTCCACGTATTGGTGGCTGGATTGTAAGCCTCTACTACGTTTAAATAGTTATTCGGAGGGATAAATCCGCCCATGACGAAAATTTCTGATCCACATGTACACGCTGCTGCCCCCCCATCTGGCTGTGGGCATTGGTGCACCTGTTGACCATGTATCGGTGGCAGGATCGTAAATATATACAGTGTCTACGGCAACGGCAGGATCTCCGGGATCATTAAGAAACGTATCTGGCGCTACAGGCTCATCTGGGTCTCTACCACCAAAGACATATATTTTACCTCCGAACGCCTCGGCTGCAACGAATGATAGAGGTTGAGGCAGCGGAGTTAGTGTGATCCATGTATTTGTCGCGGGATTAAAAGCATCATGATCTGCAAGATTCACCGATCCATTAAAGCCAGCAATTGCATGCAGCAGTCCATTCAACGTGACAACGGCAAGTTCCGACCTTGGAGTAGGAAGCGGCGTACCTAGTGACCAAGTGTTTGTCGCAGGGTTGAAAACTTCTACAGTGGCCAACACCCCTGCACCAGAACCATTCGTACCTCCCACGGTGTAAAACAATCCATTCAACACATCGCCTCCCAGTGAACCTCTTGGTACATTTGCGGTTGGGGCAGCCGTCCAAGTATCGGTTTCTGGATCATAAAACTCCGCAGTTGCCACACCTGTAAATGCGGAAGGCGAAAAACCGTGGCTAACGATCACTTTTCCATTTCTCAGTAGCCCTGCAGCCTGTGCTTCCCTGACACCAAGCATTGGAGATACTGTGGTCCATGAATCTGTTTGGCAAAAATACTCATCGACTTCATTAATGGCAGCACCAGCATTCTCTCCTCCAAATACCAGGATCCGTGTTGGAGTGCAGTTAAAGAAAACTTCTCCCGCTGTCAGGGAAAGTTTTATTTTTGCTTGAAGCGTTACCCAATCGTATACCTTTTCAGCACGGATGCAGGTATCCTCAAATACCTGAAGTTCCCTTTTGATTATTTCATCGTTTTGATTGGTATTCTCTGTTTCAGTCGATTGAAACACAACTGGACAGGACATAGGGATTCTTACGGGTGGGCACTGAGTCAGAATTTCATTTCTCGGGTTGCACAGCCCTGCTTGAACTTCAATCGTTGTATCTCCTGTTACTTTGATGGACTGGCAAATAGTCAAAAAGACAGAAAGCTGTCTGAGCGTATCTCCTGAACATTGAATGGTGGAAAAACAATTGAAGCTTGTCACCTTGCAATCAACGGTTGTACCTGTTGGTGCACAGAGCAGAACCTCTTCGTCAATATTAAACGGAATCGGCTCCGTCGTGCATGATCCATTGGCGCCGGTTACTTCCACTACTATATAGCCGCTTTTTAATAAATTGATTTTTTGTAATACCGCTGCAGTTCCATTCGGTATTCGAACGACGGTCTCTTTTCGTCCTGAAGGTTGTACAACTTCTTCACATCTAATGGAATTTTCATCTAAGGGATTGAGCCTTTGTCCTGTGGAATCAGTTAAATAGCAACTAATAGACAATGGCCCAATTAATTGACACGGATTAAGAGCCATTCTCTTCTCCCTTTCTTTCCTTTGGCTTACTATAAAATATGTGAAAATTCCACCTTTTGTGTTAGACGACTGCATCAATCAAACTCCATTTTCCGGGCAAAAAAAAGAATTCCTCGTGCACTTGAGGAAATCCTTTTTTAGAAAAATAATAATATCCCTTCAACAACGGACACAATAACCATGGCACCAAGCGGAAAAAGCTTCATGGAAAGGAAACCGTGCTTTTTGGATCCAATCCGCTCAAGAGGATTTTTCGCCGGCTGGGCAAGAAAATAAATCAGTCTGTCCCACTTGGAAGATTTTATGGTAAATTCCGGTACATGCACTTCATATTGGTCCAATTTCCTCTTCAGATCATGATCATTTTTAAATGGATTCTGCTCCATATCCGAAGTCCCCCAATTCTTTTTTTAATAGTTGAATGGCGCTGTGCAATCTGGATTTAACTGTCCCTTTCGGAACTCCAAGGATCTGGGCAA
This Falsibacillus pallidus DNA region includes the following protein-coding sequences:
- a CDS encoding cold-shock protein, with amino-acid sequence MEQGTVKWFNAEKGFGFIEVEGGDDVFVHFSAIQGDGFKTLEEGQKVTFDVEQGARGPQAANVNKG
- a CDS encoding Kelch repeat-containing protein gives rise to the protein MGGFIPPNNYLNVVEAYNPATNTWRTVSSMPVSRAVFPCVSL
- a CDS encoding Kelch repeat-containing protein — its product is MALNPCQLIGPLSISCYLTDSTGQRLNPLDENSIRCEEVVQPSGRKETVVRIPNGTAAVLQKINLLKSGYIVVEVTGANGSCTTEPIPFNIDEEVLLCAPTGTTVDCKVTSFNCFSTIQCSGDTLRQLSVFLTICQSIKVTGDTTIEVQAGLCNPRNEILTQCPPVRIPMSCPVVFQSTETENTNQNDEIIKRELQVFEDTCIRAEKVYDWVTLQAKIKLSLTAGEVFFNCTPTRILVFGGENAGAAINEVDEYFCQTDSWTTVSPMLGVREAQAAGLLRNGKVIVSHGFSPSAFTGVATAEFYDPETDTWTAAPTANVPRGSLGGDVLNGLFYTVGGTNGSGAGVLATVEVFNPATNTWSLGTPLPTPRSELAVVTLNGLLHAIAGFNGSVNLADHDAFNPATNTWITLTPLPQPLSFVAAEAFGGKIYVFGGRDPDEPVAPDTFLNDPGDPAVAVDTVYIYDPATDTWSTGAPMPTARWGGSSVYMWIRNFRHGRIYPSE